A genomic segment from Terriglobia bacterium encodes:
- a CDS encoding NUDIX hydrolase: protein MGKPADFRHLGDASRFEGHHISVVEASFAAPDGSVFRRDVVRHPGAVAVVPVTDRATVLLVRQYRGAVDRHLLEIPAGTCDVSGERPEETARRELQEEAGARAGRIQLVAEIFNTPGFCDERSLIYLATDLQPCDSSRKGEEEEHMEVVEVPLADIDEMVGDGRLVDGQTILGLLVARQHLDAASPALRDIGQAGP, encoded by the coding sequence TTGGGCAAGCCGGCCGACTTCCGGCACCTCGGCGACGCGTCAAGGTTCGAGGGGCACCACATCTCCGTGGTGGAAGCGAGCTTTGCTGCACCCGACGGGTCGGTGTTCCGGCGCGACGTCGTCCGCCACCCGGGAGCGGTGGCGGTGGTGCCGGTCACCGATCGGGCGACGGTGCTCCTGGTCCGCCAGTACCGCGGGGCCGTGGACCGCCACCTGCTGGAGATCCCCGCAGGGACGTGTGATGTGAGCGGCGAACGGCCTGAGGAGACAGCCAGGCGCGAGCTGCAGGAAGAAGCGGGGGCACGGGCCGGTCGGATCCAGCTCGTCGCCGAGATCTTCAACACCCCCGGCTTCTGCGACGAGCGCTCCCTGATCTACCTCGCCACCGACCTGCAGCCGTGCGACAGCTCGCGCAAAGGTGAAGAGGAGGAGCACATGGAGGTGGTCGAGGTGCCGTTGGCCGACATCGACGAGATGGTGGGGGATGGGCGGCTGGTCGACGGCCAGACCATCCTCGGCCTGCTTGTCGCCCGCCAACATCTCGACGCGGCATCCCCGGCACTCCGGGACATCGGACAGGCTGGTCCGTGA